From Humisphaera borealis, the proteins below share one genomic window:
- a CDS encoding efflux RND transporter periplasmic adaptor subunit — translation MSVTHRVLRYAAVSFVPVLSLTAGCKDKAVSVDLKGTSRDAPPTITNRIDVPEAVRRNLGITFAKVERRQVVGTIRVPGQFELLPSARREYRTVLPARVELLVKQYDRVEPGQMLARLDSPEWRRVQHEAVEAEGEIKTAEARVDVAEATAAENERAVALLRQRTNALAEANASRADLTAELALAESKSARLAAEVRASKVAVSEAHEHYASRLRVLAAVVNLPKEDLLRPSSAPMTRPAAVPGSGGNLGSSNSTVDAVGEPLWRTINLIEVRASAAGVVESTSVTNGGWIETAGLVLTVTDPSQLRFRASALQSDLGALKDGATVAIVPPRAIRASANDSVPAELAIGLEATAGNRTVDVLLSPKRPVPWAKPGVSAFAEISIDRAAEPDLAIPVAAVVQDELVKIYFRRDPTNPDKVIRVAGDFGASDGRWVSVLSGLKAGDEVVVDGIYELKLTGSGKTGGADGHFHADGTWHPNGTPEK, via the coding sequence ATGTCTGTAACGCATCGCGTCCTTCGGTATGCAGCAGTTTCTTTTGTCCCGGTTCTGTCGCTGACAGCTGGATGCAAAGACAAGGCCGTCTCCGTCGACTTGAAGGGCACTTCACGTGATGCACCGCCAACGATTACCAATCGGATAGACGTCCCCGAGGCCGTCCGTCGAAACCTAGGTATCACTTTCGCGAAGGTCGAACGCCGGCAGGTCGTTGGGACGATCCGTGTGCCCGGGCAGTTCGAACTGCTCCCGTCAGCAAGACGGGAGTACCGGACGGTACTACCCGCGCGTGTCGAACTGCTTGTCAAGCAATATGACCGCGTCGAACCCGGCCAGATGCTTGCCCGCCTCGACTCACCCGAGTGGCGGCGCGTGCAGCATGAAGCAGTTGAGGCCGAAGGCGAAATCAAGACTGCCGAAGCCCGGGTGGATGTCGCCGAGGCAACCGCGGCGGAGAATGAGCGGGCGGTGGCGTTGCTTCGGCAGCGCACGAACGCGCTGGCCGAAGCGAATGCGTCGCGTGCCGATCTGACTGCGGAACTGGCACTGGCCGAGAGCAAGTCGGCCCGGCTGGCAGCCGAGGTACGCGCCTCAAAGGTTGCGGTTTCCGAAGCACACGAGCATTACGCGTCCCGGCTTCGCGTGCTTGCCGCGGTCGTGAATCTGCCAAAGGAAGACCTGCTTCGTCCGTCCAGCGCACCCATGACGCGACCCGCCGCAGTACCTGGATCCGGCGGCAATCTCGGCAGTTCCAATTCGACCGTCGACGCCGTCGGAGAACCGCTCTGGCGCACGATCAACTTGATCGAAGTCCGAGCCAGCGCAGCGGGTGTGGTCGAATCCACTTCCGTCACCAATGGCGGCTGGATCGAGACCGCCGGATTGGTGCTGACCGTCACAGATCCATCGCAACTTCGTTTTCGTGCCTCGGCATTGCAATCCGATCTAGGTGCGCTGAAGGACGGCGCTACCGTCGCGATCGTCCCCCCCCGTGCGATTCGCGCCAGCGCCAACGACTCTGTGCCCGCCGAACTGGCGATCGGACTTGAGGCGACCGCGGGCAACCGCACGGTCGATGTGCTGCTTTCGCCCAAGAGGCCTGTGCCATGGGCGAAGCCCGGCGTGTCCGCGTTTGCCGAGATCAGCATCGACAGAGCCGCAGAACCCGATTTGGCGATTCCTGTCGCCGCGGTGGTGCAGGACGAACTGGTCAAGATCTATTTCCGTCGTGATCCGACCAATCCGGACAAGGTCATCCGCGTAGCGGGAGATTTCGGTGCATCGGACGGGCGATGGGTCTCAGTCCTAAGCGGCTTGAAGGCCGGCGACGAAGTCGTGGTGGACGGTATCTACGAGCTAAAACTGACTGGTTCCGGCAAAACCGGTGGTGCCGACGGTCACTTCCATGCCGACGGAACCTGGCACCCCAATGGAACGCCTGAAAAGTGA
- a CDS encoding Ldh family oxidoreductase, translating to MSNPTNYVMPAEIHNAIVSAAYQHRGFTKDEAEVAAKFSETTARHGIKTHNALKALHLDDHMGSKAGGCKPGATIEKLPSKYKAVARWNANRKLGQPTAVAAMDECMRLADEFGVGVVTVDNAFHYLWGGGYVIDAARKGYIAYTCCTAALAEVVPFGGKSPTLGTNPHSWGFPTQDAIGFPICIDWATSVVAMGRVQQFAREGKELKPGWGVDKDGNPSTDPNKVTSLFPFGEHKGYGLALIDELMAAYTGGSIPTIRNRWTQGAADEKRTCAFYFQCIKADALAVDFAQGRSQTENVKAVLADIKGHGNDKSIFPGEMEANAYAASVKAGGLIFTAAEVDAFDTIAKEAGITLDRSKLRQM from the coding sequence ATGTCCAACCCCACCAACTACGTCATGCCCGCCGAGATCCACAACGCGATCGTCTCGGCCGCTTACCAGCATCGCGGCTTCACGAAGGACGAGGCCGAGGTCGCCGCCAAGTTCAGTGAGACGACCGCCCGCCATGGCATCAAGACGCACAACGCCCTCAAGGCGCTGCATCTGGATGACCACATGGGCTCCAAGGCCGGCGGGTGCAAGCCGGGCGCGACCATCGAGAAGCTGCCTAGCAAGTACAAAGCCGTCGCCCGCTGGAACGCCAACCGCAAGCTCGGCCAGCCGACGGCCGTCGCGGCAATGGACGAGTGCATGCGCCTCGCCGACGAGTTCGGCGTCGGCGTTGTCACCGTCGACAACGCGTTCCACTACCTCTGGGGCGGCGGATACGTCATTGATGCCGCCCGCAAAGGGTACATCGCCTACACCTGCTGTACGGCGGCGCTGGCTGAGGTTGTGCCCTTCGGCGGTAAGTCGCCGACGCTGGGCACCAACCCGCATTCGTGGGGCTTTCCCACGCAGGATGCCATCGGCTTCCCCATCTGCATCGACTGGGCGACCAGCGTTGTCGCGATGGGCCGCGTGCAGCAGTTCGCCCGCGAAGGCAAAGAGCTCAAGCCGGGTTGGGGCGTCGATAAAGACGGCAACCCCAGCACCGACCCCAACAAGGTGACATCCCTCTTCCCCTTCGGCGAGCACAAAGGCTACGGCCTGGCGTTGATCGACGAACTGATGGCCGCCTACACCGGCGGATCTATCCCCACCATCCGAAACCGCTGGACGCAGGGCGCCGCCGATGAAAAGCGCACCTGCGCGTTCTACTTTCAGTGCATCAAGGCGGACGCGCTGGCGGTCGACTTCGCCCAGGGCCGCAGCCAGACGGAAAACGTCAAGGCCGTCCTGGCCGACATCAAGGGTCACGGCAACGACAAGAGCATCTTCCCCGGCGAGATGGAAGCCAATGCCTACGCCGCCAGCGTGAAGGCCGGCGGCCTGATCTTCACGGCAGCGGAGGTTGACGCGTTTGATACGATCGCGAAGGAAGCGGGCATTACGCTCGATCGGTCGAAGCTTCGGCAAATGTAA
- a CDS encoding RNA polymerase sigma factor, with protein MQQAQLSDPDPPPSLETPPSAETALVLRLQAGDDSAYAELVSTYGGRLLAVARRIMKTEADAEDALQEAFLSAFKAIDKFDGRSSLGTWLHRITVNAALMRKRWHKARPETSIEALLPTFNNGHHTQHPQEWTAVTDGASSRIEDAEVLWSAIDRLPPEFREVLVLREIEGMDSKAVAATLGISDALVRQRLHRSRQALVRLLEPVMAQEQGAAAGGHV; from the coding sequence ATGCAGCAAGCCCAACTATCCGATCCCGATCCGCCACCCTCTCTTGAGACACCACCGTCAGCCGAAACGGCGCTGGTCCTTCGCCTGCAAGCCGGCGACGACTCGGCCTACGCCGAACTGGTGTCCACCTACGGCGGCCGTCTGCTGGCCGTCGCCCGGCGCATCATGAAGACCGAGGCCGACGCCGAGGACGCCCTTCAGGAGGCGTTTCTGTCGGCGTTCAAAGCGATCGATAAATTTGACGGCCGTTCGTCGCTTGGCACCTGGCTTCATCGCATCACGGTGAACGCCGCCCTGATGCGCAAACGCTGGCACAAGGCCCGGCCTGAGACGTCGATCGAGGCTCTGCTGCCGACTTTCAACAACGGTCACCACACCCAGCACCCGCAGGAGTGGACCGCTGTCACAGATGGCGCGTCCAGCCGCATCGAAGACGCCGAGGTGCTTTGGTCGGCGATCGACCGGCTTCCGCCGGAATTTCGCGAAGTGCTCGTGCTTCGGGAGATCGAAGGCATGGATTCCAAGGCGGTCGCGGCGACGCTGGGGATCAGCGATGCGCTGGTCCGTCAGCGGCTGCACCGTAGTCGCCAGGCGCTGGTGAGACTGCTGGAACCGGTCATGGCGCAGGAACAAGGCGCCGCCGCCGGAGGTCACGTATGA
- a CDS encoding phosphoglycerate dehydrogenase has protein sequence MRILLSTTSFQDTPGKHHDVLNGSGFEIVRERGPLSEARMLELVTTNGGFDGLLNGDDIISAKVIDAALPRLRVIAKYGIGLDSIDVGHATSRKIPVLFTPGVNHTTVAEHTFGLMISVAKNFYFHMTAVKAGKWSRKTGCELAGKTLGVIGVGRIGKEVIKRGNAFGMSCVGCDVYWDEEFAKANNVKRAATPQDVLKQCDVISLHMNLTPETRGFINKDTLATMKDGAIIVNTARGGLVVDEDIAAACRSGKLRGYAADVVEPEPMKTPHVFQEVENIIITPHIGSRTNESVERQGLRAANNLVNYLKGDPDFIQANKF, from the coding sequence ATGCGAATCCTTCTCTCCACCACCAGTTTCCAGGACACCCCCGGCAAGCACCATGACGTGCTGAACGGCTCCGGCTTTGAGATCGTCCGCGAACGCGGGCCGCTCTCCGAAGCCCGCATGCTCGAACTCGTCACCACCAACGGCGGGTTCGACGGGCTGCTCAACGGCGACGACATCATCTCGGCCAAGGTCATCGACGCCGCCCTGCCGCGGCTGCGCGTGATCGCCAAGTACGGCATCGGCCTCGACTCGATCGACGTCGGCCACGCCACGTCGCGGAAGATCCCCGTGCTGTTCACGCCCGGCGTGAACCACACGACCGTCGCCGAGCACACGTTCGGGCTCATGATCTCCGTCGCCAAGAACTTTTACTTCCACATGACGGCCGTGAAGGCCGGCAAGTGGAGCCGCAAGACCGGGTGTGAACTGGCGGGCAAGACGCTGGGCGTGATCGGCGTCGGCCGGATCGGCAAGGAAGTCATTAAACGCGGCAACGCCTTCGGCATGAGCTGCGTCGGCTGCGACGTCTATTGGGACGAAGAGTTCGCCAAGGCCAACAACGTCAAGCGAGCTGCGACCCCGCAGGATGTGCTGAAGCAGTGCGATGTCATTTCGCTGCACATGAACCTGACGCCGGAGACGCGCGGGTTCATCAACAAGGATACGCTGGCGACCATGAAGGACGGCGCGATCATCGTGAACACGGCTCGCGGCGGCCTGGTCGTCGATGAAGACATCGCCGCCGCCTGCCGCAGCGGGAAGCTCCGCGGGTATGCGGCGGACGTCGTCGAGCCCGAGCCGATGAAGACGCCGCACGTGTTCCAGGAAGTCGAAAACATCATCATCACGCCGCACATCGGCAGCCGGACGAACGAAAGCGTTGAGCGGCAGGGCCTGCGGGCAGCGAACAACCTGGTTAACTATTTGAAGGGCGATCCGGACTTCATCCAGGCGAACAAGTTCTGA
- a CDS encoding anti-sigma factor family protein, producing the protein MSDTPKTPSPNPTCSQSGGPVSCRDCADFLMDYLDGLLPESERLKFDAHLALCRDCRVYMENYRKTVEATCRCPEAKAHCQTPEMNLPARLVQAILAARRSQ; encoded by the coding sequence ATGAGCGACACGCCCAAAACACCTTCGCCGAATCCGACCTGTTCTCAGTCCGGCGGTCCCGTTTCGTGCCGGGATTGCGCCGATTTCCTGATGGACTACCTGGACGGGCTGCTTCCTGAATCCGAGCGGCTGAAGTTCGACGCACACCTGGCCCTCTGTCGGGACTGCAGGGTGTACATGGAGAACTACCGCAAAACGGTGGAAGCGACGTGCCGCTGCCCCGAAGCAAAGGCACACTGTCAAACCCCGGAAATGAACCTTCCCGCCCGCCTGGTTCAGGCGATCCTGGCGGCTCGACGAAGCCAGTAA
- a CDS encoding SDR family NAD(P)-dependent oxidoreductase — protein MPENLFDLSGEVAVVIGATGVLGGALAEGLAAAGASVAVLGRSAERGQACVDRITKAGGEASFYAADAVSAESLADAHRQIEATLGPPTILVNAAGGNDPKVTVTAERAFETIAAADWRSAFDLNLVGGALLPCQEFGPAMVKRGKGSIINIASVSAHLPLSRVVAYSSAKAAVLSLTQFLAREWATKGVRVNSLTPGFFPAEQNRALLYNPDGSPTPRAQQILGHTPMARFGTSQELIGAAVFLASAKAASFVTGIDLRVDGGFLAQTI, from the coding sequence ATGCCTGAAAACCTCTTCGATCTCTCTGGTGAAGTAGCCGTCGTCATCGGCGCGACCGGCGTTCTCGGTGGTGCCCTTGCGGAGGGCCTCGCAGCCGCCGGCGCTTCGGTCGCCGTCCTCGGCCGCAGCGCCGAGCGCGGCCAGGCCTGCGTCGATCGCATCACCAAGGCCGGTGGCGAGGCGTCGTTCTACGCGGCCGATGCCGTCAGTGCCGAGAGCCTGGCCGATGCCCACCGTCAGATCGAAGCGACCCTCGGCCCGCCGACGATTCTCGTCAACGCCGCCGGCGGCAACGACCCGAAGGTGACTGTGACTGCCGAGCGCGCGTTCGAGACGATCGCCGCCGCCGACTGGCGGAGCGCGTTCGACCTGAACCTGGTCGGTGGCGCCCTGCTTCCCTGCCAAGAGTTCGGGCCGGCGATGGTGAAGCGCGGTAAGGGGAGCATCATCAACATTGCCAGCGTGTCGGCCCATCTGCCACTCAGCCGGGTCGTCGCCTACTCGTCAGCCAAGGCCGCGGTGCTGAGCCTGACGCAGTTCCTGGCCCGCGAATGGGCAACCAAAGGTGTTCGCGTGAACAGCCTGACGCCCGGCTTCTTCCCCGCCGAGCAGAACCGCGCCCTGCTTTACAATCCCGACGGCAGCCCCACGCCGCGGGCGCAGCAGATCCTCGGCCACACACCAATGGCCCGTTTCGGGACATCGCAGGAACTGATCGGCGCCGCGGTCTTCCTGGCGAGCGCGAAGGCGGCGAGCTTCGTGACGGGGATCGATCTGCGCGTCGATGGTGGCTTCCTGGCGCAGACGATCTAG
- a CDS encoding TolC family protein, with product MRYVAFLTAALLAGCQSYRPTPLDLAAHGAAWQSRDPASPDVAAYARELASARAAEPAFDPADGFSLNEAHVVALYFNPDVRAARLKARVPAASAAEAGRWQDPTLRIDAERIIQSVSHPWVIGGMLELTLPLSGTPGLERAKSLAQADAAWTTALLEEQRVLTDLDKAWLELHQLQRRSELIDGFVKDLDVFVKQAEQLQKAGEMSPLEAGLLKIERARKQAELRSLVARRTEQEIGVKSLMGLTPEAAVQLLPSLPAAFADSGTTAQERRERLVALHPKLLHARQQYAVAERSLELEIRRQYPDLTLGGGFGRDEGTSRILGGLGIPIPIFNANRQAIAEATAERNAARAAAEAEYENLIAALARAEAALAASDVHRQVLERDVAPLIDQQLQSARDLGRLGNINPVAIFESLVIAHDTRLEILDAVGTRAAAVNQINALLRPVPGVEMQMREKQ from the coding sequence ATGAGATACGTTGCATTTCTGACGGCGGCCTTGCTGGCCGGCTGTCAGTCCTACAGACCCACTCCGCTGGATCTGGCTGCGCACGGCGCGGCGTGGCAATCACGCGACCCTGCGTCGCCGGACGTCGCGGCGTATGCGCGAGAACTCGCCTCCGCGCGCGCCGCCGAACCCGCTTTCGATCCGGCCGACGGGTTTTCTTTGAACGAGGCGCACGTTGTCGCGCTCTACTTCAATCCCGATGTCCGCGCCGCCCGCCTGAAGGCGCGCGTCCCGGCAGCGTCGGCAGCCGAGGCCGGCCGCTGGCAGGACCCGACCCTGCGCATCGACGCCGAACGCATCATCCAGAGCGTGTCGCACCCATGGGTCATCGGCGGCATGCTGGAACTGACGCTGCCCCTGTCGGGAACGCCGGGCTTGGAGCGGGCGAAAAGTCTCGCCCAGGCCGACGCAGCCTGGACCACCGCCCTTCTCGAAGAACAGCGTGTTCTCACCGACCTCGACAAGGCCTGGCTGGAGCTGCACCAACTGCAACGGCGTTCGGAACTCATTGATGGGTTCGTCAAAGACCTCGACGTCTTCGTGAAGCAGGCCGAGCAGTTGCAGAAAGCCGGCGAAATGAGCCCGCTGGAGGCTGGTCTTCTCAAGATCGAGCGCGCTCGCAAGCAGGCTGAACTGCGTTCGCTCGTCGCCCGGCGAACAGAACAGGAGATCGGCGTCAAATCGCTGATGGGATTGACCCCCGAAGCGGCCGTACAGCTCTTGCCCTCGTTGCCCGCCGCATTCGCTGATTCGGGAACGACCGCACAAGAACGGCGTGAACGGCTGGTGGCGTTGCATCCCAAACTCCTGCACGCCCGCCAGCAGTACGCCGTTGCCGAGCGATCACTCGAACTGGAGATCCGCCGGCAGTACCCCGACCTGACGCTCGGCGGCGGGTTCGGCCGCGATGAGGGCACGAGCCGAATCCTGGGCGGGCTGGGGATTCCAATTCCGATCTTCAACGCCAACCGCCAGGCGATCGCCGAGGCGACCGCCGAGCGCAATGCCGCCCGGGCGGCCGCGGAGGCCGAGTACGAAAACCTGATCGCGGCCCTTGCTCGGGCCGAAGCCGCGCTGGCGGCTTCAGACGTTCACCGGCAAGTCCTCGAGCGCGACGTCGCCCCGCTGATCGACCAGCAACTGCAATCGGCCCGCGACCTGGGCCGGCTCGGCAACATCAACCCCGTGGCGATCTTCGAATCGCTGGTGATCGCCCACGACACTCGGCTGGAAATCCTCGATGCCGTCGGCACACGAGCCGCGGCAGTCAATCAAATCAATGCATTGCTGCGTCCAGTACCGGGCGTCGAGATGCAGATGCGGGAGAAACAATGA
- a CDS encoding carboxymuconolactone decarboxylase family protein, with the protein MSRLPIQDLQSTTGPNKQIYDALQKMLGTVPNMARVMGNSPAVLQAWAQFNGTLGSAKLPAKTREQIALLTAENNACDYCLSAHTAIGKLVGLKQDEIDAARDGLSGDARTSASLAFAQAVIDSKGGVSDDDFAAAKEAGLSDAELAEVVAAVALNVFTNYFNRAFGVDVDFPAVHARKAALAV; encoded by the coding sequence ATGTCACGCCTTCCCATTCAGGATTTACAGTCCACCACGGGCCCGAACAAGCAGATCTACGACGCCTTGCAGAAGATGCTGGGCACCGTTCCCAACATGGCCAGGGTGATGGGCAATTCCCCGGCCGTTCTGCAGGCCTGGGCGCAATTCAACGGCACGCTCGGCTCGGCGAAGCTTCCGGCCAAAACCCGCGAGCAGATCGCGCTGTTGACCGCCGAAAACAACGCCTGCGACTATTGCCTATCCGCGCATACGGCGATCGGAAAGCTCGTGGGGCTCAAGCAGGACGAGATCGATGCCGCCCGCGACGGACTCTCCGGCGATGCCAGAACCAGCGCGTCTCTGGCGTTCGCACAGGCGGTGATCGATAGCAAGGGTGGCGTATCGGACGACGACTTTGCCGCTGCAAAGGAAGCCGGATTGTCCGACGCCGAACTCGCCGAAGTCGTCGCGGCAGTGGCACTCAACGTATTCACCAACTATTTCAACCGGGCGTTCGGTGTGGACGTGGACTTCCCAGCAGTGCACGCACGTAAGGCGGCCCTGGCGGTGTAA
- the trxA gene encoding thioredoxin, whose amino-acid sequence MNTATTDIGTTLHLTESDFDTTLASTDKPVLVDFWAEWCPPCRALGPTIDRVAREQSGQTVVAKVDIDESQALVARFQVNSIPTLIVFKNGQVVDRMVGLQPHGEIVKRLAKAASK is encoded by the coding sequence ATGAACACTGCAACTACGGACATCGGAACCACGCTTCATCTGACCGAGAGCGACTTTGACACCACCCTGGCATCGACGGATAAGCCGGTGCTGGTGGACTTCTGGGCCGAGTGGTGCCCGCCCTGCCGGGCCCTGGGCCCCACGATCGACCGCGTCGCCCGAGAGCAATCCGGTCAGACAGTCGTCGCCAAAGTGGACATCGACGAGTCGCAGGCGCTAGTGGCGCGGTTCCAGGTCAATTCCATCCCGACGCTGATCGTTTTCAAGAACGGTCAGGTCGTCGATCGGATGGTCGGCCTGCAGCCCCACGGCGAAATCGTGAAGCGGCTCGCCAAGGCCGCGTCGAAGTAA
- a CDS encoding sugar kinase — translation MKIRDAKSCRFDLVSLGESMIRLSPPQHGRIEFAPVLEQWVGGGEYNVSYALSRLGLRTSWIGGLNSSPMGAVIRNHARAVGMDVSYVVERKYDGVGKKDRIGLNFTEVGVAKRGSVTLYDRGHTATSGMQPGDVNWKKLFNEDGVRWLHTGGIFASLSESTRLVAAEAVKAAHEAGTIVSYDLNFRSKLWSSKDAIATTKPLVPYIDVLIGNEEDFEQVLGFEAEGVDVHKAGALDVGPFKAMVERVVKTFPNVKVVGTTLRGVKTATINDWSAIMWARDGDSATGKFYDGPNFPDLEIEDRVGGGDGFASGFTYGFLAGKTPQECVNLGVAHGALLMSTMGDTSQITLEELLHIAGGGSARIKR, via the coding sequence ATGAAAATCCGCGACGCAAAGTCCTGTCGTTTTGACCTTGTCAGCCTCGGCGAATCGATGATCCGCCTGTCCCCGCCGCAGCACGGCCGAATCGAGTTCGCTCCCGTGCTCGAACAGTGGGTCGGCGGCGGTGAGTACAACGTCTCGTACGCCTTGTCTCGCCTCGGTCTTCGCACCAGCTGGATCGGCGGACTGAACTCGTCGCCGATGGGCGCTGTCATTCGCAACCACGCCCGCGCGGTCGGCATGGACGTCAGCTACGTCGTCGAGCGCAAGTATGACGGCGTCGGCAAGAAAGACCGCATCGGCCTGAACTTCACCGAAGTCGGTGTGGCGAAGCGCGGAAGTGTCACCCTTTACGATCGCGGTCACACCGCCACCAGCGGCATGCAGCCCGGCGACGTCAACTGGAAGAAGCTGTTCAACGAAGACGGCGTCCGCTGGCTGCACACCGGCGGCATCTTCGCGTCGCTCTCGGAGTCCACGCGTCTCGTCGCCGCCGAGGCCGTCAAGGCAGCCCACGAAGCCGGCACGATCGTCAGCTACGACCTCAACTTCCGCTCGAAGCTCTGGAGCAGCAAAGACGCGATCGCCACCACCAAGCCGCTCGTGCCCTACATCGACGTGCTGATCGGCAACGAGGAAGACTTCGAACAGGTGCTCGGCTTCGAAGCCGAAGGCGTTGACGTCCACAAGGCTGGCGCATTGGATGTCGGCCCGTTCAAGGCAATGGTCGAGCGCGTGGTCAAGACGTTTCCCAACGTCAAGGTCGTCGGCACCACGCTTCGCGGCGTGAAGACCGCCACCATTAACGACTGGTCGGCGATCATGTGGGCCCGCGACGGCGACAGCGCCACCGGCAAGTTCTATGACGGCCCCAACTTCCCCGACCTCGAAATCGAAGACCGCGTAGGCGGCGGCGACGGCTTCGCCAGCGGCTTCACCTACGGCTTCCTTGCCGGCAAGACCCCGCAGGAATGCGTGAACCTCGGCGTCGCCCACGGGGCGCTGCTCATGAGCACGATGGGCGACACCAGCCAGATCACGCTCGAAGAGCTGCTGCACATCGCCGGCGGCGGTAGCGCGCGGATTAAGCGTTGA